The region CCGCCCctcctactgtcagtcccaggagagtgtctcccctactgtcagtcccaggagagtgtctcccctactgtcagtcccaggagagtgtctcccctactgtcagtcccaggagagtgtctcccctactgtcagtcccaggagagtgtctcccctactgtcagtcccaggagagtgtctcccctactgtcagtcccaggagagtgtctcccctactgtcagtcccaggagagtgtctcccctactgtcagtcccaggagagctCGTTTTCCTGGGACATTCACTCTGCCCTAGCTTTCCCACATAAGAAATGAATCTGGACTGAAGTTCAAGTAACTTGGCTGTTTAACTATTCAACAACTGTTCAAATAacaacttgcacacacacacacacagtacagaataattcCCCTTTTATTCTGGGCACATTCTACTTCATGGATGATTATTGATatgattatacactcagtgagatctttattaggtatttattaaacttattttttagacttataggGAGGTAAAATGGATGTTTGGGGGGCCGATACTTCCTAATGCCACCGGCAGTggtgtctgtattcatttatcgtCCCGACTCGTGTGATTTAAAAATCATAGaatacatttgtgtaatcagtAGGCTATCGATGGCAGCCTGCAACCAATGTCAAGCACAGttggagaaaaaaaccccagggGCCCGAATGTTTTAGTGCCTCTCATGAGAGTGGCCAGCCAGGGATAAACTTaatctttgttgttgtgtttggtacacaaatctgaccgtgTGCTTGTAACCAAGATATTTTTATAAAGTAATGAAGAGCTGCATGTCAATCATTTGCTGATGATATGGAGCCGTGTAATTTTGTGGCTGCAGAGCGATTTAATGCTTTGTTTGCTTAAATTAAGCTGTTGCTGCTGCCATCTATGATGAAATGCagtagcatagcatttagcaatGCAGTTCAGTGGGACATTCGCTTTTCCTCCCttttgttcttctgctgctatagccgatccacttagaggctgttgtaatgtctgcttatttgcgttactgtcaccttcctgtcaaatttgaccagcctggcccttctcctctgaccactctcatgaacaatgcattttgattggctgattaaatatttgcattgacaagctggtgtacaggtctacctaataagctgatcactgagtgtatattgcatgtAAGTAACTGAATTGAAGAAGTAAACACACATGGCTATATCCCTACAAACCTgatttcccactataaatccCACACAAAGAAATAAGATCAATGAGAGTAAAGGTGGATAAAAGCAGTTCTGATATGGAGGTGGTTCTAAAAATATTAAgtatgtaaatgttatttttaaaaagcaatttttTGAAATATGACTAAAAGTAGATGTAAACCAGTGATATGCAGTTCTATTCCCTAAACTTCCTTCCAGCTGTATAACACGAAAGCCCTGATTCaaacaaatggaaatgaaaactaCAAATTTCCAAGTAAAATTCTCCAGTCCCAGGAGAATAAACATTCAATATGCCCTCGCTTTTCCAAATTAGAAGTGATTCAGACTGAAGTTCAACAATTTAGCTGTTTTAACAATTCAAAATATTCAACTGGCAAAGAACAAATCCCACAGTACAGGAAAAGTCCTTTCTTATGCTGGGCACATTCTACTTTAAGGATGATTACTTATTATGATTATATGTTGCATAAAGTAACCGAATTGAAGAAGTGAACAAACATGATATGAGTTCCCACTATAAATCCTACACAAGTCATCACACCCTGACATATGATGATTAGCCTATATTGTAATCCACCAAACTAAACAAATTATTAATCTTTCAATGTTTTCATCAAGcctccactgaaaaataaaaaagtatgaaaCAATAGTTTTCTGTTTAAAGATTCTAAAAAGAGTGACAGCAGAAGTATAGTATCACATAGTTTAACATATATTATTGCTTACTGAACTGATAAGTTGACTAGTTATTCAAAGCCAACATTGATGCTGCAAGTCTATTTGAGACCACCCTTCCACAAAAACTCATAGATGTTAATCTGTGACCTTGTTGTGCAGTTAAGCAGTAAGTATTAAGTATTACATAGTCAGTgaaataatgagaaaaatgGTTATCAATAGAATGCATATTTGACAGCACCCACAGACATGTTGCCACGGTGATCTCAAATCAGTTTGATAATTCTGGTGCTTCTggatccatcatcctctttcgGTTCTTAAAACACCTGGAGGTCCAAAGACTCACAGCATCTCTCCATCATCTCAGTCTCTTCTGAAACGTCTGGAATGAAGAATGAATCACATTGTTTGAGAGAGACACATGCAGGCAGGTATGCCGTACTGAACAAACCAGGACACAAACAGCAGCTGCTGTACCGTAGATCATGACATGACCAGAGATTTACATGCACGTAAAAggctgaagaggagggggagttATTGACCATGTAGACACAGCAATATACCTGTgcacctgtttctgttttgtggtCATTTTCCcagctttggatttaaattcaGCTAACAACAGCCACTGTTCAAGTGGTTTTGGGAAACGCCCTGAATATAAAGGAACATTCTCATGAGGAAAACCTTTGATGATCTCAGTGTGTAGATCATTTCAGGAAAACAGGGCCCTGGTCGCTTTTCCTCCCttttgttcttctgctgctatagccgatccacttagaggctgttgtaatgtctgcttatttgcgttactgtcaccttcctgtcaaatttgaccagcctggcccttctcctctgaccactctcatgaacaatgcattttgattggctgattaaatatttgcattgacaagctggtgtacaggtctacctaataagctgatcactgagtgtatattgcatgtAAGTAACTGAATTGAAGAAGTAAACACACATGGCTATATCCCTACAAACCTgatttcccactataaatccCACACAAAGAAATAAGATCAATGAGAGTAAAGGTGGATAAAAGCAGTTCTGATATGGAGGTGGTTCTAAAAATATTAAgtatgtaaatgttatttttaaaaagcaatttttTGAAATATGACTAAAAGTAGATGTAAACCAGTGATATGCAGTTCTATTCCCTAAACTTCCTTCCAGCTGTATAACACGAAAGCCCTGATTCaaacaaatggaaatgaaaactaCAAATTTCCAAGTAAAATTCTCCAGTCCCAGGAGAATAAACATTCAATATGCCCTCGCTTTTCCAAATTAGAAGTGATTCAGACTGAAGTTCAACAATTTAGCTGTTTTAACAATTCAAAATATTCAACTGGCAAAGAACAAATCCCACAGTACAGGAAAAGTCCTTTCTTATGCTGGGCACATTCTACTTTAAGGATGATTACTTATTATGATTATATGTTGCATAAAGTAACCGAATTGAAGAAGTGAACAAACATGATATGAGTTCCCACTATAAATCCTACACAAGTCATCACACCCTGACATATGATGATTAGCCTATATTGTAATCCACCAAACTAAACAAATTATTAATCTTTCAATGTTTTCATCAAGcctccactgaaaaataaaaaagtatgaaaCAATAGTTTTCTGTTTAAAGATTCTAAAAAGAGTGACAGCAGAAGTATAGTATCACATAGTTTAACATATATTATTGCTTACTGAACTGATAAGTTGACTAGTTATTCAAAGCCAACATTGATGCTGCAAGTCTATTTGAGACCACCCTTCCACAAAAACTCATAGATGTTAATCTGTGACCTTGTTGTGCAGTTAAGCAGTAAGTATTAAGTATTACATAGTCAGTgaaataatgagaaaaatgGTTATCAATAGAATGCATATTTGACAGCACCCACAGACATGTTGCCACGGTGATCTCAAATCAGTTTGATAATTCTGGTGCTTCTggatccatcatcctctttcgGTTCTTAAAACACCTGGAGGTCCAAAGACTCACAGCATCTCTCCATCATCTCAGTCTCTTCTGAAACGTCTGGAATGAAGAATGAATCACATTGTTTGAGAGAGACACATGCAGGCAGGTATGCCGTACTGAACAAACCAGGACACAAACAGCAGCTGCTGTACCGTAGATCATGACATGACCAGAGATTTACATGCACGTAAAAggctgaagaggagggggagttATTGACCATGTAGACACAGCAATATACCTGTgcacctgtttctgttttgtggtCATTTTCCcagctttggatttaaattcaGCTAACAACAGCCACTGTTCAAGTGGTTTTGGGAAACGCCCTGAATATAAAGGAACATTCTCATGAGGAAAACCTTTGATGATCTCAGTGTGTAGATCATTTCAGGAAAACAGGGCCCTGGTCGCTTTTCCTCCCttttgttcttctgctgctatagccgatccacttagaggctgctgtaatgtctgcttatttgcgttactgtcaccttcctgtcaaatttgaccagcctggcccttctcctctgaccactctcatgaacaatgcattttgattggctgattaaatatttgcattgacaagctggtgtacaggtctacctaataagctgatcactgagtgtatattgcatgtAAGTAACTGAATTGAAGAAGTAAACACACATGGCTATATCCCTACAAACCTgatttcccactataaatccCACACAAAGAAATAAGATCAATGAGAGTAAAGGTGGATAAAAGCAGTTCTGATATGGAGGTGGTTCTAAAAATATTAAgtatgtaaatgttatttttaaaaagcaatttttTGAAATATGACTAAAAGTAGATGTAAACCAGTGATATGCAGTTCTATTCCCTAAACTTCCTTCCAGCTGTATAACACGAAAGCCCTGATTCaaacaaatggaaatgaaaactaCAAATTTCCAAGTAAAATTCTCCAGTCCCAGGAGAATAAACATTCAATATGCCCTCGCTTTTCCAAATTAGAAGTGATTCAGACTGAAGTTCAACAATTTAGCTGTTTTAACAATTCAAAATATTCAACTGGCAAAGAACAAATCCCACAGTACAGGAAAAGTCCTTTCTTATGCTGGGCACATTCTACTTTAAGGATGATTACTTATTATGATTATATGTTGCATAAAGTAACCGAATTGAAGAAGTGAACAAACATGATATGAGTTCCCACTATAAATCCTACACAAGTCATCACACCCTGACATATGATGATTAGCCTATATTGTAATCCACCAAACTAAACAAATTATTAATCTTTCAATGTTTTCATCAAGcctccactgaaaaataaaaaagtatgaaaCAATAGTTTTCTGTTTAAAGATTCTAAAAAGAGTGACAGCAGAAGTATAGTATCACATAGTTTAACATATATTATTGCTTACTGAACTGATAAGTTGACTAGTTATTCAAAGCCAACATTGATGCTGCAAGTCTATTTGAGACCACCCTTCCACAAAAACTCATAGATGTTAATCTGTGACCTTGTTGTGCAGTTAAGCAGTAAGTATTAAGTATTACATAGTCAGTgaaataatgagaaaaatgGTTATCAATAGAATGCATATTTGACAGCACCCACAGACATGTTGCCACGGTGATCTCAAATCAGTTTGATAATTCTGGTGCTTCTggatccatcatcctctttcgGTTCTTAAAACACCTGGAGGTCCAAAGACTCACAGCATCTCTCCATCATCTCAGTCTCTTCTGAAACGTCTGGAATGAAGAATGAATCACATTGTTTGAGAGAGACACATGCAGGCAGGTATGCCGTACTGAACAAACCAGGACACAAACAGCAGCTGCTGTACCGTAGATCATGACATGACCAGAGATTTACATGCACGTAAAAggctgaagaggagggggagttATTGACCATGTAGACACAGCAATATACCTGTgcacctgtttctgttttgtggtCATTTTCCcagctttggatttaaattcaGCTAACAACAGCCACTGTTCAAGTGGTTTTGGGAAACGCCCTGAATATAAAGGAACATTCTCATGAGGAAAACCTTTGATGATCTCAGTGTGTAGATCATTTCAGGAAAACAGGGCCCTGGTCGGAAACACTCAGTTTGAAGATTTGGATCAGTACAGAGTGCCCTGTCACATCCTCTCACAGTCCTAGAGTGGCTTCCACTGGTTACCTGGGAGGCCAGTCAGGTCCTCAGGGATCTGGTTTAAACCCAGCGTCAAGGCGTTTGTCATCTGTGTCTTAATTTCATCCACAAGGTATTTCTGTGAtaggtttgaaaaacaaaaatgtgattgTTTTCTGTAAAGTGATCTTTATTGAGGTGGTATATCTGAGctgaagtatttttatttttttctgttgtgtgtAACAACAATCTACATTAACATGCAAACTGCGGCACATTTGAAACTGAAGAGCAACCTTTACCTTTACTATATTACTGGGTGATTTAATCaaagtaataaaatgtatatgtagaAATATGGGGCACGTAGCTTATACAaactaactaatgaaaagtggtACTACCTTGCATGCATTATTATACCATGAACATTGCATAAACCACCCCCTGGATAATTGCGTGTTTAATGAAATCAAGCTGAAAACGAACCTGCAGATCACTGAACTCTTCCAGCATCTTCGTCATGGCATTTTGGAACATGGTCTTTTTGAAATCCTCAATTGCACTTTTAAGTTTCTCTTGAATCTTTCTGAAAGAGTCTTTTCCTGTGATGCCAGAGcattctgaaaatacatttcacacatttctatTGACAATAGAATTTAACATGTTAATATCGACACAATTGACATGACTTGCCCAAGTGCCGACCTTGATATGTTTGCTTCATGGTGTCACGGATTGAATCACTGAGGGAATTGTAGATCAGCTTCTTTCTCTGTAGGATTTCCTTCTCCAGTTTATTGAGCACTTTTCTTTGCTAGATGATATGAAAGGGAAGATGTTTCAGTTCAGTAAACTTGTTGAAAAACTATTGAGGTCATTGTTGTACTGGAGCATTGGGGTCAGTTTCTAATATTTGCATCAGCATGAAATGTGTAAGACTGCAGGAAAGGAGATATCGACTGTAGAAGAGGCATTGAAATGGGTTCTTACCTCTGTTCTAATGTACACCAGACGCAGGTATTTCTCTTCATCCTTTGTCCTGATTATCAGATAGTCATTTGTGATGGAGTTCTCTTGGAAACTTTCAAATTGCCCTTGGATTGAGGTCGTTCTGGTCTGTCTGACAGAGGTTCCTGAAGGTCCAGTGCTTGAAAGACAGTTTAGAATGATTTGTTGTAGTTAATCTGAGTCTCTTGTTATACTTAGACAGCAAAACGCAGAAATATGGGGCTGTTGTGTATGGAAGCACATTCCAGGCAAAATTCTAATGAGAATATATCTTCATTTTCATTGGTCATACAGCTGCGATGGAAAGATAGTATCgaaatatgtattttgtgaGTTGTATTCTGATGTGTAAAACAGGATTGGCAGTTTAGTGATGCATAAAACACGTGCAAATTGTGTTCTGCGgatcacaaaacaaatgtgaattGTGTTTTGAagttcacaaaacacacaaataatattGGCCCTGAATTTGGTCCATAATACATGTAAATCCCATGATTTGTAGCTTTGCAGTTACAGTGACAAATCTTTGTAAAATTGGTATTGTAGTcctataaaaaataacaaaactctTGCAAAAGGGAGACAAGAcctgttttaaaacattcaagAAAACATTGTTCAGAGTTTCAACCTCGTGAATATGATGTTGATTTAACATCCGAACAGCTTATACTTCAGAGTGCATCGTGGTCTGTGCCCAATTTTTAGAAGATTAAATACTATTGAAATATAATTGTATATAGTCACTCTGAATCATTAGATATTGGTGTGATATTGGTTGCACAAAGGGAAATACATTATTCATGAAGGCAAAAGTCACTCACCCAAATATTTTCTGGAAGTGgttgttcatctttttatacaTGGGTTCTGACAGAATGTAGTTCAGATCAACTAACACTCCTTTGCGAGATCGGTAATATCCATCATTTTTACACAAGGCTTTGAGTGTCTTGTGGTGGCCTCTGTTATCAGACCCCCTctgtacaaaaacagaaatacaaaaacagaaaaatcacaATGTAGCCTCTGGAGAGCAAAATGTGCACCAAGCATCCCCTTTTCACTGTACAAGCTGCTCTGAAGTGACATGAGGTTTACATGAGACTTTATTTGAGTAGAAGAGTAGGCCTACTCGCCAGCACATTCATGAAGGCTAAAGCACTAACATTGTCAGTGAACGTGTACTAGCGATGTGAAATTCAATCCCAGGTCATTATCTGATATTTGTAATATAGACCATAGTAAtcgtgtcttggatgacaaaaaatcTTGCAGTGaacattattataatatatttataatatctattatatattataaaatatatattttatttcattttaagtgAATGTTCCTTTTGTGAAGAGAGATATAGTATGGAGCTCTGGGAAGCCAACATTTAATGTCCTCGTTTGAGGAGACAGGTTCTCAGGAGGTTAAATGACCAATATGCAAATTCTGACAATGTCAAAATGATTTACACTAGAATTTTCCTTTAAATGTTTTGATAAAATTCTATAATGATTTGATGATTGATTAAAGAGACATCGTCACTCACTGAATCAGCTAAAGATGAAGATGAATAAAAAGGTTTGGGAAAAGGTAAAAGCGATTTCCACTATTCACCTCAGCGAAT is a window of Conger conger chromosome 1, fConCon1.1, whole genome shotgun sequence DNA encoding:
- the LOC133115163 gene encoding nuclear GTPase SLIP-GC-like; translated protein: MEHIKKLYVSHFKKEVKDYVSEVSGIISYLHFSKDALSSKKQSSNDDEFNRLEKDLGKTCETLNENLSQVHQKLKKELEMGAKTAETTCLKNATDRVLESRGSDNRGHHKTLKALCKNDGYYRSRKGVLVDLNYILSEPMYKKMNNHFQKIFGTGPSGTSVRQTRTTSIQGQFESFQENSITNDYLIIRTKDEEKYLRLVYIRTEQRKVLNKLEKEILQRKKLIYNSLSDSIRDTMKQTYQECSGITGKDSFRKIQEKLKSAIEDFKKTMFQNAMTKMLEEFSDLQKYLVDEIKTQMTNALTLGLNQIPEDLTGLPGNQWKPL